A window of Streptomyces marispadix contains these coding sequences:
- a CDS encoding DUF7059 domain-containing protein, whose amino-acid sequence MGCVSTSERLPQADPDRTARLREALRAADFTADGLLDLLGGPAYAALARSEAVPALRATRGASPLETLVRLFLLQQSVPREHAREALPLDEALADGWLVPAEASEAEASEGEVSDAVTTEAEAEASEAVATDAEAGAHSPVRATVDVRPYAGPHGQDWWIVADLGCAVGGASGVGTQDGPRGRDVVLGVGGASTTLAGITVRVPAARALDIGTGSGVQALHAAEHATHVTATDLNPRALAVARLTLALSGASGVELREGTLFEPVAGDEPYDLIVSNPPFVISPGARLTYRDGGMTGDDLCRTLVEQSADRLAPGGYCQLLANWEHTQGEDWRDRLRSWVPPGCDAWIVQREVQDVMQYAELWLRDAGDHRAGRAAYAARYGEWLDEFERRGTTGVGFGWITLRKSGAEDPAIVVEEWPHPVEQPLGDEVVQHFERQDFLRATDDAALLDCHFRLADGVVQEQVGMPGAEDPEHVVLRQQRGMRRATKVDTVGAGFAGVCDGSLPAWRILDAIAQLVGEDPVMLRDRTPGAIRLLVEQGFLLPTEAVA is encoded by the coding sequence ATGGGCTGCGTGAGTACGAGCGAGCGCCTTCCCCAAGCAGACCCCGATCGCACCGCCAGGCTGAGGGAGGCGTTGCGCGCCGCGGACTTCACCGCCGACGGGCTGCTCGACCTGCTCGGCGGCCCCGCGTACGCGGCACTCGCGCGCAGCGAGGCGGTCCCGGCACTGCGCGCGACCCGGGGTGCGAGCCCGCTGGAGACGCTGGTCCGGCTGTTCCTGCTTCAGCAGAGCGTCCCGCGCGAGCACGCACGGGAGGCGCTGCCGCTGGACGAGGCGCTGGCCGACGGCTGGCTGGTGCCCGCGGAGGCGTCCGAAGCCGAGGCGTCCGAAGGCGAGGTGTCCGACGCGGTCACGACGGAGGCGGAAGCGGAGGCGTCCGAAGCGGTCGCGACCGATGCCGAGGCGGGAGCGCACTCGCCGGTGCGGGCGACCGTCGACGTACGGCCCTACGCCGGACCCCACGGCCAGGACTGGTGGATCGTCGCCGACCTCGGCTGCGCCGTCGGCGGCGCCTCAGGCGTCGGCACGCAGGACGGTCCCCGTGGAAGGGACGTCGTCCTCGGCGTCGGCGGAGCATCGACGACGCTGGCCGGGATCACCGTGCGCGTGCCCGCTGCCCGAGCCCTCGACATCGGAACCGGTTCGGGCGTACAGGCCCTGCACGCCGCAGAGCACGCCACCCATGTCACCGCGACCGACCTCAACCCGCGTGCGCTCGCCGTCGCCAGGCTGACCCTGGCGCTCTCCGGAGCGTCCGGCGTGGAACTGCGCGAGGGCACTCTCTTCGAGCCGGTCGCCGGTGACGAGCCGTACGACCTGATCGTCTCCAATCCGCCCTTCGTGATCTCGCCGGGTGCCCGGCTGACGTACCGGGACGGCGGCATGACCGGCGACGACCTGTGCCGCACCCTCGTCGAGCAGTCCGCGGACCGCCTCGCGCCGGGCGGCTACTGCCAGCTCCTCGCCAACTGGGAGCACACGCAGGGCGAGGACTGGCGCGACCGCCTGCGTTCATGGGTGCCGCCCGGCTGCGACGCGTGGATCGTGCAGCGCGAGGTGCAGGACGTCATGCAGTACGCGGAGCTGTGGCTGCGGGACGCGGGCGATCACCGTGCGGGGCGGGCGGCGTACGCGGCCCGGTACGGCGAGTGGCTGGACGAGTTCGAGCGCAGGGGCACCACGGGGGTCGGCTTCGGGTGGATCACGTTGCGCAAGAGCGGCGCGGAGGACCCCGCGATCGTGGTGGAGGAGTGGCCGCACCCGGTCGAACAGCCGCTGGGAGACGAGGTGGTTCAGCACTTCGAGCGTCAGGACTTCCTGCGCGCCACCGACGACGCCGCGCTGCTGGACTGCCACTTCCGGCTGGCCGACGGAGTCGTACAGGAGCAGGTCGGGATGCCTGGCGCGGAGGACCCGGAGCATGTGGTGCTGCGGCAGCAGCGGGGGATGCGGCGGGCGACCAAGGTCGACACCGTCGGGGCCGGGTTCGCCGGGGTGTGCGACGGGTCGCTGCCGGCATGGCGGATCCTGGACGCGATCGCGCAGCTCGTGGGGGAGGACCCGGTGATGCTGCGCGACCGTACGCCGGGGGCGATCCGTCTGCTGGTGGAGCAGGGGTTCCTGCTGCCGACCGAGGCAGTCGCGTAG
- the topA gene encoding type I DNA topoisomerase has protein sequence MSPTREPANGGRRLVIVESPAKAKTIKGYLGPGYVVEASVGHVRDLPNGAAEVPAKYKGESWARLGVNVNHDFEPLYVVNTDKKEQVKKLKQLLAESDELLLATDEDREGEAIAWHLREVLKPKVPVRRMVFHEITQDAIQDAVRNPRDLNQRLVDAQETRRILDRLYGYEVSPVLWKKVMPRLSAGRVQSVATRLVVERERERMAFRSAEYWDLTGTFATERGAGDAEPGTFGARLNTVDGRRVAQGRDFGADGQLKNPDQVLHLDEENARALAAALAETRFSVRSVESKPYRRSPYAPFRTTTLQQEASRKLGFGAKLTMQVAQKLYENGFITYMRTDSTTLSDTAVNAARVQVTQLYGAEYLPERPRVYAGKVKNAQEAHEAIRPSGDRFRTPAETGLTGEQFRLYELIWKRTVASQMKDATGQSVTVKVGGQAADGRDAEFTATGKIINFHGFLKAYVEGSDDPNAELDDRERRLPQVGEGDPLTADELSVDGHATKPPARYTEATLVKELEEREIGRPSTYASIISTILDRRYVFKKGTALVPSFLSFAVVGLLEKHFGRLVDYDFTAKMEDDLDRIAAGSAASVPWLRRFYFGEDGNADGGADGSVGAPGSAADSGNGDGDHLGGLKELVSDLGAIDAKGVSSFPVGEGITLRVGRYGPYVEGPPPSPDEPGQRADVPDDLPPDELTVELAKELLAKPSGDFELGTDPETGRPIVARDGRYGPYVTEVLPEGTPKTGKNAVKPRTASLLKSMSLDTITLDDALRLLSLPRVVGTDPQTGEEITAQNGRYGPYMKRGTDSRSLETEEQIFTITLDEALAIYAQPKQRGRAAAKPPLKELGTDPQSERPVVVKDGRFGPYVTDGETNATLRRDDDPETITAERGFELLAEKRAKGPAKKATKKKATKKKATAKKATEKTTTAKSTSAKTTAKKTAAKKTTTKKAAAKKTASASKTSASEKDGSGE, from the coding sequence TTGTCCCCGACCCGCGAGCCCGCAAACGGCGGGCGCCGACTCGTGATCGTCGAGTCGCCCGCCAAGGCCAAAACGATCAAGGGGTACCTCGGCCCTGGCTACGTGGTCGAGGCGAGCGTGGGGCATGTGCGCGACCTTCCCAACGGCGCCGCCGAGGTGCCCGCGAAGTACAAGGGCGAGTCCTGGGCGCGGCTGGGTGTGAACGTCAACCACGACTTCGAGCCGCTGTACGTGGTGAACACGGACAAGAAGGAGCAGGTCAAGAAGCTCAAGCAGCTTCTCGCCGAATCCGACGAACTCCTGCTCGCCACCGATGAGGACCGCGAGGGCGAGGCCATCGCCTGGCATCTGCGCGAGGTGCTCAAGCCCAAGGTGCCGGTGCGCCGCATGGTCTTCCACGAGATCACGCAGGACGCCATCCAGGACGCCGTCCGCAATCCGCGCGACCTCAACCAGCGCCTCGTGGACGCCCAGGAGACCCGCCGCATCCTCGACCGGCTCTACGGCTACGAGGTCTCGCCGGTGCTGTGGAAGAAGGTCATGCCGCGGCTCTCGGCGGGCCGTGTGCAGTCGGTCGCGACCCGCCTCGTCGTGGAGCGCGAGCGGGAGCGCATGGCGTTCCGCTCCGCCGAGTACTGGGACCTGACGGGCACCTTCGCCACGGAGCGTGGCGCCGGTGACGCCGAGCCGGGCACCTTCGGCGCGCGGCTCAACACCGTCGACGGCCGCCGGGTGGCCCAGGGCCGCGACTTCGGCGCAGACGGGCAGCTCAAGAACCCGGACCAGGTGCTTCACCTCGACGAGGAGAACGCCCGCGCGCTCGCCGCCGCTCTCGCGGAGACGCGCTTCTCGGTGCGTTCCGTCGAGTCCAAGCCGTACCGGCGCTCGCCGTACGCACCGTTCCGTACGACCACGCTTCAGCAGGAGGCCAGCCGCAAGCTCGGCTTCGGCGCGAAGCTGACGATGCAGGTGGCGCAGAAGCTGTACGAGAACGGCTTCATCACCTATATGCGTACGGACTCCACGACGCTCTCCGACACCGCGGTGAACGCCGCACGCGTGCAGGTCACCCAGCTCTACGGCGCCGAGTATCTGCCGGAGCGTCCCCGGGTCTACGCGGGCAAGGTCAAGAACGCCCAGGAGGCGCACGAGGCGATCCGCCCCTCCGGCGACCGCTTCCGTACGCCTGCCGAAACGGGCCTGACGGGCGAGCAGTTCAGGCTCTACGAGCTGATCTGGAAGCGGACCGTCGCCTCCCAGATGAAGGACGCCACCGGTCAGTCCGTGACCGTGAAGGTCGGCGGGCAGGCCGCCGACGGGCGGGACGCCGAGTTCACCGCCACCGGCAAGATCATCAACTTCCACGGCTTCCTCAAGGCGTACGTCGAGGGCTCCGACGACCCCAACGCCGAGCTGGACGACCGTGAGCGCCGCCTGCCGCAGGTCGGCGAGGGCGACCCGCTCACCGCCGACGAGCTGTCGGTCGACGGCCACGCCACCAAGCCGCCGGCGCGCTACACCGAGGCCACGCTCGTCAAGGAGCTGGAGGAGCGGGAGATCGGCCGCCCCTCCACATACGCCTCGATCATCAGCACCATCCTCGACCGGCGCTACGTCTTCAAGAAGGGGACGGCCCTGGTGCCCTCCTTCCTGAGCTTCGCCGTCGTGGGGCTGCTGGAGAAGCACTTCGGCCGCCTCGTCGACTACGACTTCACGGCCAAGATGGAGGACGACCTCGACCGTATCGCTGCGGGCAGCGCGGCCTCCGTGCCGTGGCTGCGCCGCTTCTATTTCGGCGAGGACGGCAATGCGGACGGGGGCGCGGACGGCTCCGTCGGTGCGCCGGGCTCGGCGGCCGACTCCGGCAACGGCGACGGCGACCACCTGGGCGGACTCAAGGAACTCGTCTCCGACCTGGGCGCGATCGACGCCAAGGGCGTCTCGTCCTTCCCCGTCGGCGAGGGCATCACGCTGCGCGTCGGCCGCTACGGCCCGTACGTCGAAGGCCCGCCGCCCTCACCGGACGAGCCGGGCCAGCGCGCCGACGTCCCGGACGACCTGCCGCCGGACGAGCTGACCGTGGAGCTGGCCAAGGAGCTGCTGGCCAAGCCGAGCGGCGACTTCGAGCTGGGCACCGACCCGGAGACCGGCCGCCCGATCGTGGCCAGAGACGGGCGTTACGGCCCGTACGTCACGGAGGTGCTCCCCGAGGGCACCCCGAAGACGGGCAAGAACGCGGTCAAGCCGCGCACCGCGTCGCTGCTGAAGTCGATGTCGCTGGACACGATCACGCTGGACGACGCGCTCAGGCTGCTGTCGCTGCCGCGGGTCGTCGGCACCGACCCGCAGACCGGCGAGGAGATCACCGCGCAGAACGGCCGGTACGGGCCGTATATGAAGCGCGGCACCGACTCGCGTTCGCTGGAGACCGAGGAGCAGATCTTCACGATCACGCTCGACGAGGCCCTGGCGATCTACGCACAGCCGAAGCAGCGCGGCCGGGCCGCCGCCAAGCCCCCGCTGAAGGAGCTGGGCACCGATCCGCAGAGCGAGCGTCCCGTCGTCGTGAAGGACGGCCGCTTCGGCCCGTATGTGACGGACGGCGAGACGAACGCGACGCTGCGCCGGGACGACGACCCGGAGACCATCACCGCGGAGCGCGGCTTCGAACTGCTCGCCGAGAAGCGGGCGAAGGGCCCCGCGAAGAAGGCCACCAAGAAGAAGGCGACGAAGAAGAAGGCCACGGCGAAGAAGGCGACGGAGAAGACCACCACCGCCAAGAGCACCTCCGCCAAGACCACCGCGAAGAAGACGGCAGCGAAGAAGACCACGACGAAGAAGGCCGCCGCGAAGAAGACGGCGTCGGCGTCGAAGACGTCCGCGTCGGAGAAGGACGGCTCGGGGGAGTAA
- the tmk gene encoding dTMP kinase yields the protein MTRADQPMGVTPTPDAPDDALAAESRERAVGALLRFGPLRRLWSAHLTSGIGDALALLVLLLLALQAATVRAAGADAVFGGGYRGMALVITAVFGARLLATILFGAVLLGPVSALLAPGKGVLDRRWTMFTADALRALALIVAPMWIDWMPRNAFVLVLSTVFVLGVAERFWTVAKDSAAPALLPAPPPEGAAVRPLPDRQEALRRLWLRSTFVALPVAAIGLVAVTLVSNALSSAFAWFHTHQAALGSYVAAGLFAAALSVVYFLELPDGGTPRPRSPLQGLRRPRTGSPAGGGSGSASASGDGKGRTGAVPLLVLAGSATAWAIASAVALAALHAADLGGGPISFGLQVFALAGGTAAGIRLAPRTLPLLSRRRLLAIAIGVAGLALLVAGLVTDATTGLVLMTVAGLSSGVAAQAGHVLLDQEIEDAQRARMTEHLQAVVRIAIGLGALAAPVAAGFIGPHRVAAGDFVFDHGGAAFTLMLVGALLLPVAALVLGRTDDRQGVTLRRDLLDALGGGHPKEAPAGNGFFIALEGGDGSGKTTQVETLAEWIRAKGHEVVVTKEPGATPVGKRLRSILLDVSSAGLSHRSEALLYAADRAEHVDTVIRPALERGAIVISDRYIDSSVAYQGAGRDLSPTEIARISRWATAGLVPHLTVLLDISPETARERFTEAPDRLESEPAEFHDKVRAGFLTLAAADPARYLVVDAGQEPEAVTTAVRHRLDEVLPLSDAEIQAREDARKAAEAEARRKAEEEAARKAEEERQERERQEKMARVRAEEEDRKRRAEELERQQAEARRAEEARRRAEEARRIAEEERQRREAEERAREEEIARQRRLAEEEARLRAQAEERRLEKQRRAEEALQRAEQARNRTSGSGGTDAVNPDGSDGDTAKLPQPEDEQGGGEAAHGGYDAERTHVMPRTGPSEGYGDDSGQAGRSGQAARQDEETTLLPRVPAEEPAQEQGRGQDRQERTREIPQVDAENGRGGRPRPDWAEETPLDDVPSLADELLGSGEDDEEERGGRRRRRGK from the coding sequence ATGACGCGAGCAGATCAGCCAATGGGCGTAACCCCCACCCCTGACGCCCCCGACGACGCACTCGCCGCGGAGTCGCGCGAGCGCGCCGTGGGTGCGCTGTTGCGCTTCGGTCCGCTGCGGCGACTCTGGAGCGCCCATCTGACCAGCGGCATCGGCGACGCACTGGCCTTGCTGGTGCTGTTGCTGCTTGCCCTTCAGGCAGCGACCGTACGGGCGGCCGGCGCCGACGCGGTCTTCGGCGGCGGATACCGGGGCATGGCCCTGGTCATCACCGCGGTCTTCGGCGCACGACTGCTCGCCACGATCCTCTTCGGGGCCGTGCTCCTCGGTCCGGTCTCGGCGCTGCTCGCACCCGGCAAGGGCGTGCTCGACCGCCGGTGGACGATGTTCACCGCCGACGCGCTGCGTGCGCTCGCGCTGATCGTCGCGCCCATGTGGATCGACTGGATGCCGCGCAACGCCTTCGTGCTCGTACTGAGCACCGTCTTCGTGCTCGGCGTCGCCGAACGCTTCTGGACCGTCGCCAAGGACAGCGCCGCACCCGCGCTGCTGCCCGCGCCGCCGCCGGAGGGCGCGGCGGTGCGACCGCTGCCCGACCGCCAGGAGGCGCTGCGGCGGCTGTGGCTGCGCAGCACCTTCGTCGCGCTCCCGGTCGCCGCCATCGGGCTCGTCGCGGTCACGCTCGTCAGCAACGCGCTCAGCTCGGCCTTCGCCTGGTTCCACACGCATCAGGCGGCCCTGGGCTCGTATGTCGCGGCCGGGCTGTTCGCCGCCGCGCTGTCCGTCGTCTACTTCCTGGAGCTGCCCGACGGCGGAACTCCCCGCCCCCGCTCGCCACTTCAGGGTCTGCGGCGGCCGAGGACCGGGTCCCCCGCCGGCGGTGGTTCCGGCTCCGCTTCGGCATCCGGCGACGGCAAGGGCCGTACGGGCGCGGTGCCGCTGCTGGTGCTCGCCGGTTCCGCGACCGCGTGGGCCATCGCCTCCGCCGTCGCACTCGCCGCCCTGCACGCCGCTGACCTCGGCGGCGGTCCCATCAGCTTCGGGTTGCAGGTCTTCGCGCTCGCCGGGGGCACGGCCGCGGGCATCCGCCTCGCGCCCCGCACGCTTCCGCTGCTGTCGCGGCGGCGGCTGCTCGCCATCGCCATAGGCGTCGCCGGTCTCGCCCTGCTCGTAGCGGGTCTGGTGACGGACGCCACGACCGGCCTCGTACTGATGACGGTCGCCGGGCTCTCCTCGGGCGTGGCCGCACAGGCCGGGCACGTGCTGCTCGACCAGGAGATCGAGGACGCCCAACGTGCCCGTATGACGGAGCACTTGCAGGCCGTCGTACGCATCGCGATCGGGCTCGGGGCACTGGCCGCGCCGGTGGCGGCCGGATTCATCGGGCCGCACCGCGTCGCGGCCGGGGACTTCGTCTTCGACCACGGCGGCGCCGCCTTCACGCTGATGCTGGTGGGCGCGCTGCTGCTGCCGGTGGCGGCCCTCGTGCTCGGACGTACGGACGACCGCCAGGGCGTCACCCTGCGCCGCGACCTGCTCGACGCGCTCGGCGGCGGCCACCCCAAGGAGGCACCGGCAGGCAACGGCTTCTTCATCGCCCTGGAGGGCGGCGACGGCTCCGGCAAGACCACGCAGGTCGAGACGCTGGCCGAGTGGATCCGGGCCAAGGGCCACGAGGTCGTCGTCACCAAGGAGCCCGGTGCGACGCCCGTCGGCAAGCGGCTGCGCTCGATACTGCTCGACGTGTCGTCGGCAGGGCTGTCGCACCGCTCGGAGGCACTGCTGTACGCGGCGGACCGCGCGGAGCACGTCGACACGGTCATCCGTCCCGCGTTGGAGCGCGGCGCCATCGTCATCTCCGACCGTTACATCGACTCGTCCGTCGCCTACCAGGGCGCCGGACGAGATCTGTCGCCGACGGAGATCGCGCGCATCTCGCGCTGGGCGACCGCCGGGCTCGTGCCGCATCTGACGGTGCTGCTGGACATCTCGCCCGAGACGGCGCGTGAGCGCTTCACCGAGGCGCCGGACCGGCTGGAGTCGGAGCCCGCGGAGTTCCACGACAAGGTGCGTGCCGGGTTCCTGACCCTGGCCGCTGCCGACCCCGCCCGCTATCTCGTCGTGGACGCCGGGCAGGAGCCGGAGGCGGTCACCACGGCCGTACGGCACCGCCTCGACGAGGTGCTGCCGCTGTCGGACGCGGAGATCCAGGCACGCGAGGACGCCCGTAAGGCCGCCGAGGCCGAAGCCCGCCGCAAGGCCGAAGAAGAGGCCGCGCGCAAGGCGGAGGAGGAGCGTCAGGAGCGCGAACGGCAGGAGAAGATGGCCCGCGTACGGGCCGAGGAGGAGGACCGCAAGCGTCGCGCCGAGGAGCTGGAGCGGCAGCAGGCGGAGGCACGCCGCGCGGAGGAGGCCCGGCGCAGGGCCGAGGAGGCGCGCCGTATCGCCGAGGAGGAGCGCCAGCGCCGGGAGGCGGAGGAGCGTGCCCGCGAGGAGGAGATCGCACGCCAGCGGCGCCTCGCCGAGGAGGAGGCCAGGCTGCGTGCGCAGGCCGAGGAGCGTCGCCTGGAGAAGCAGCGCCGGGCGGAGGAAGCGCTTCAGCGTGCCGAGCAGGCCCGTAACCGTACGAGCGGCTCCGGCGGTACGGACGCCGTGAACCCGGACGGCTCCGACGGCGACACCGCCAAGCTGCCCCAGCCGGAAGACGAGCAGGGCGGAGGCGAGGCGGCCCACGGCGGCTACGACGCCGAGCGCACGCACGTCATGCCGCGGACCGGGCCGTCCGAGGGCTACGGGGACGACTCCGGGCAGGCGGGCCGGTCCGGCCAGGCGGCGCGGCAGGACGAGGAGACGACGCTGCTGCCGCGGGTCCCGGCGGAGGAGCCCGCGCAGGAGCAGGGACGCGGACAGGACCGGCAGGAACGTACGCGTGAGATCCCGCAGGTCGACGCCGAGAACGGGCGCGGCGGACGGCCCCGTCCGGATTGGGCGGAGGAGACGCCGCTCGACGACGTGCCGTCGCTCGCGGACGAACTGCTGGGCTCCGGTGAGGACGACGAAGAGGAGCGCGGGGGCCGCAGGCGCCGCCGCGGCAAGTGA
- a CDS encoding DNA polymerase III subunit delta', whose translation MAVWDDVVGQERVTAQLSAAARDADAYVTAEAQGRGSAALSGSAMTHAWLFTGPPGSGRSTAARAFAAALQCVSPDRALGGAPGCGFCDGCHTAMVGTHADVEVIRTDLLTIGVKETREQVRRAQMSPSGGRWQVIVLEDADRMTEGAGNVLLKAVEEPAPRTVWLLCAPSTEDVLPTIRSRCRHLALRTPPVDAVADLLMRRDGIEPDMAAYAARATQGHIGRARRLATDERARRRRAAVLTLPQRVADVGGALRAAQELIDTAAEDAKEVAEEHDERETEELRTALGASEGKGSRLPRGTAGAMKELQDKQKRRATRTQRDSLDLALSDLTGFYRDVLARQLGSGVALANEEAGDAVARLAAESGPEQTLRRIEAVLECREALDRNVAPLLAVEAMTMTLRAG comes from the coding sequence GTGGCTGTATGGGACGACGTGGTCGGTCAGGAGAGAGTGACGGCACAGCTCAGTGCCGCCGCCCGTGACGCCGACGCATATGTCACCGCCGAGGCCCAGGGGCGCGGCTCGGCCGCGCTGTCCGGTTCCGCCATGACTCATGCGTGGCTCTTCACGGGACCGCCCGGCTCCGGCCGTTCCACCGCGGCGCGCGCCTTCGCCGCGGCGCTCCAGTGCGTGAGTCCGGACCGTGCGCTCGGCGGCGCACCGGGCTGCGGCTTCTGCGACGGCTGCCATACGGCGATGGTCGGCACCCACGCCGACGTCGAGGTGATCCGTACGGACCTGCTCACGATCGGCGTCAAGGAGACCCGGGAGCAGGTGCGCAGAGCGCAGATGTCGCCCTCGGGCGGCCGTTGGCAGGTGATCGTCCTGGAGGACGCCGACCGGATGACCGAGGGCGCGGGCAACGTGCTGCTCAAGGCCGTCGAAGAGCCCGCGCCGCGCACCGTATGGCTGCTCTGCGCGCCCTCGACGGAGGACGTGCTGCCCACGATCCGCTCCCGCTGCCGCCATCTCGCGCTGCGCACGCCTCCGGTGGACGCCGTCGCGGACCTGCTGATGCGGCGCGACGGCATCGAACCGGACATGGCGGCCTACGCGGCGCGCGCCACCCAGGGGCACATCGGCCGGGCCCGGCGGCTCGCCACCGACGAGCGGGCGCGCAGGCGCAGGGCGGCGGTCCTGACGCTGCCGCAGCGGGTCGCGGACGTGGGCGGGGCGCTGCGTGCCGCGCAGGAGCTGATCGACACGGCGGCCGAGGACGCCAAGGAGGTCGCCGAGGAGCACGACGAGCGGGAGACCGAGGAGCTGCGTACCGCGCTCGGCGCCTCCGAGGGCAAGGGCAGCCGGCTGCCGCGCGGCACCGCGGGTGCGATGAAGGAGCTCCAGGACAAGCAGAAGCGGCGTGCCACCCGCACTCAGCGCGACTCTCTGGACCTGGCGCTGAGCGATCTCACCGGGTTCTACCGGGACGTGCTGGCAAGGCAGTTGGGCTCCGGAGTGGCCCTCGCGAACGAGGAGGCGGGGGACGCGGTCGCCCGTCTCGCCGCCGAGTCGGGACCGGAGCAGACCCTGCGCCGGATAGAGGCCGTACTGGAGTGCAGGGAGGCGCTCGACCGCAATGTCGCGCCCCTGCTGGCGGTCGAGGCGATGACGATGACACTCCGCGCGGGCTGA
- a CDS encoding alpha/beta hydrolase: MHIRHTSRLPRTALAVLATAALLTATGCSGSSGGSGSPEGAPSSASSDRAAGRTDAQPLKPLPAAVPAELERYYEQKLSWRDCGDEGFQCARMKAPLDYDHPDRDKDLSLAVARKKASGKGKPIGSLLVNPGGPGGSAVDYVQQAAAVGYPPQVRRSYDLVGLDPRGVARSEPVRCLTDKQMDSFTQTDQTPDDQRETGRLVSAYKKFAAGCDKKAGDLLGHLSTVDAARDMDMLRALLGDKKLNYVGASYGTYLGAFYAGLFPQRSGRLVLDGALDPSLTMLRLNRDQTGGFDTAFREFAKDCVSRSDCPLGRKSTKDAGRRLSAFFAKTDKKPLRTGDPRELTESLATTGVIRAMYDESSWPQLRDALTTAMDGNGADLLALADEYYERDPDGHYGNIMFANPAVNCLDLPPAFSSPDAVKKALPSFEKASPVFGRGFAWAALNCGYWPEKPTGRPRSIDAKGADPILVVGTTRDPATPYAWAQSLAGQLAAARLLTYEGDGHTAYLRGGACINDTVDRYLLKGEAPKDDKTCS; the protein is encoded by the coding sequence ATGCACATCAGGCACACCAGCCGCCTGCCCCGCACCGCACTCGCCGTACTCGCGACGGCCGCACTGCTCACGGCGACGGGCTGTTCGGGCAGCTCGGGCGGCTCCGGCTCGCCCGAGGGCGCCCCTTCGTCCGCCAGCAGCGACCGTGCGGCGGGCCGTACCGACGCACAGCCGCTCAAGCCGCTGCCCGCCGCCGTGCCCGCCGAGCTCGAGCGCTACTACGAACAGAAGCTCTCCTGGCGCGACTGCGGCGACGAGGGCTTCCAATGCGCCCGTATGAAGGCCCCGTTGGACTACGACCACCCGGACCGCGACAAGGACCTCTCCCTCGCTGTCGCCCGTAAGAAGGCGTCCGGCAAGGGCAAGCCGATCGGCTCGCTGCTCGTCAACCCAGGCGGTCCCGGCGGCTCCGCCGTCGACTACGTGCAGCAGGCGGCGGCCGTCGGCTACCCGCCGCAGGTGCGCCGCAGCTACGACCTGGTGGGCCTCGACCCGCGCGGCGTCGCCCGCAGCGAGCCGGTGCGGTGCCTGACGGACAAGCAGATGGACAGCTTCACGCAGACCGACCAGACACCCGACGACCAGCGGGAGACGGGCCGACTGGTCAGCGCGTACAAGAAGTTCGCGGCGGGCTGCGACAAGAAGGCGGGAGACCTGCTCGGCCATCTCTCGACCGTCGACGCGGCCCGCGACATGGACATGCTGCGCGCCCTGCTAGGCGACAAGAAGCTCAACTACGTCGGCGCCTCCTACGGCACCTACCTCGGCGCCTTCTACGCCGGGCTCTTCCCCCAGCGCTCCGGCAGGCTCGTACTCGACGGCGCGTTGGACCCGTCCCTGACGATGCTGCGCCTCAACCGCGACCAGACGGGCGGCTTCGACACCGCCTTCCGCGAGTTCGCCAAGGACTGCGTCTCCAGGTCCGACTGCCCGCTCGGCCGCAAGAGCACCAAGGACGCGGGCCGCCGGCTCAGCGCCTTCTTCGCGAAGACCGACAAGAAGCCGCTTCGCACCGGCGACCCCCGCGAACTCACCGAGTCACTCGCCACTACGGGCGTCATCCGCGCCATGTACGACGAGAGCTCCTGGCCGCAGCTCCGCGACGCCCTCACGACGGCGATGGACGGCAACGGCGCGGACCTGCTCGCCCTCGCCGACGAGTACTACGAGCGCGACCCCGACGGCCACTACGGCAACATCATGTTCGCCAACCCTGCCGTCAACTGCCTCGACCTCCCGCCCGCCTTCTCGTCTCCCGACGCCGTGAAGAAGGCGCTGCCCTCCTTCGAGAAGGCCTCCCCGGTCTTCGGCCGCGGCTTCGCATGGGCCGCCCTCAACTGCGGCTACTGGCCCGAGAAACCGACCGGCCGCCCCCGCAGCATCGACGCCAAGGGCGCCGACCCCATCCTGGTCGTCGGCACCACGCGGGACCCGGCCACCCCGTACGCCTGGGCCCAGTCCCTGGCGGGCCAACTCGCCGCGGCCCGCCTGCTGACGTACGAGGGCGACGGACACACGGCGTACCTGCGCGGCGGTGCCTGCATCAACGACACGGTCGACCGGTACCTCCTCAAGGGCGAGGCGCCGAAGGACGACAAGACGTGCTCATAG